From the Rhinolophus sinicus isolate RSC01 linkage group LG02, ASM3656204v1, whole genome shotgun sequence genome, one window contains:
- the ASB8 gene encoding ankyrin repeat and SOCS box protein 8 isoform X1, with protein MSSSMWYIMQSIQSKYSLSERLIRTIAAIRSFPHDNVEDLIRGGADVNCTHGTLKPLHCACMVSDADCVELLLEKGAEVNALDGYNRTALHYAAEKDEACVEVLLEYGANPNALDGNRDTPLHWAAFKNNAECVRALLESGASVNALDYNNDTPLSWAAMKGNLESISILLDYGAEVRVINLKGQTPISRLVALLVRGLGTEKEDSCFELLHRAVGHFELRKNGTMPREVARDQQLCEKLTVLCSAPGTLKTLSRYAVRRSLGLQYLPDAVKGLPLPASLKEYLLLVE; from the exons ATGAGTTCCAGTATGTGGTATATTATGCAGAGCATTCAGAGCAAATACTCTCTCTCAGAGCGCTTAATCCGAACAATTGCTGCCATTCGTTCCTTCCCACATGATAATGTAGAGGACCTCATCAGAGGG GGAGCAGATGTGAACTGTACCCATGGCACACTGAAGCCGCTGCACTGTGCCTGCATGGTGTCAGATGCTGATTGTGTGGAGCTACTCCTGGAAAAAGGAGCTGAG GTAAATGCCCTGGATGGTTACAACCGAACAGCCCTCCACTATGCAGCTGAGAAGGATGAGGCTTGTGTGGAGGTCCTCCTGGAGTATGGTGCAAACCCCAATGCACTGGATGGCAACCGAGACACGCCACTGCACTGGGCGGCCTTTAAGAACAATGCTGAGTGTGTGCGGGCCCTCCTCGAGAGTGGGGCCTCGGTCAATGCCCTGGATTATAACAATGATACCCCGCTCAGCTGGGCTGCCATGAAGGGAAATCTGGAGAGCATCAGCATCCTTCTCGATTATGGTGCAGAGGTCAGAGTCATCAACCTAAAAGGCCAGACACCCATCTCCCGCCTGGTGGCCCTGCTAGTCAGGGGACTTGGAACTGAGAAAGAGGACTCTTGCTTCGAGCTCCTCCATAGAGCGGTTGGACACTTTGAATTAAGGAAAAATGGCACCATGCCACGAGAAGTGGCCAGAGACCAGCAGCTATGTGAAAAACTGACTGTTCTGTGCTCAGCCCCAGGAACTCTAAAAACACTCTCTCGCTATGCTGTGCGCCGTAGCCTGGGACTCCAGTATCTGCCCGATGCGGTGAAAGGCCTTCCACTGCCAGCTTCTCTGAAGGAATACCTATTACTCGTAGAATAG
- the ASB8 gene encoding ankyrin repeat and SOCS box protein 8 isoform X2, which produces MSSSMWYIMQSIQSKYSLSERLIRTIAAIRSFPHDNVEDLIRGVNALDGYNRTALHYAAEKDEACVEVLLEYGANPNALDGNRDTPLHWAAFKNNAECVRALLESGASVNALDYNNDTPLSWAAMKGNLESISILLDYGAEVRVINLKGQTPISRLVALLVRGLGTEKEDSCFELLHRAVGHFELRKNGTMPREVARDQQLCEKLTVLCSAPGTLKTLSRYAVRRSLGLQYLPDAVKGLPLPASLKEYLLLVE; this is translated from the exons ATGAGTTCCAGTATGTGGTATATTATGCAGAGCATTCAGAGCAAATACTCTCTCTCAGAGCGCTTAATCCGAACAATTGCTGCCATTCGTTCCTTCCCACATGATAATGTAGAGGACCTCATCAGAGGG GTAAATGCCCTGGATGGTTACAACCGAACAGCCCTCCACTATGCAGCTGAGAAGGATGAGGCTTGTGTGGAGGTCCTCCTGGAGTATGGTGCAAACCCCAATGCACTGGATGGCAACCGAGACACGCCACTGCACTGGGCGGCCTTTAAGAACAATGCTGAGTGTGTGCGGGCCCTCCTCGAGAGTGGGGCCTCGGTCAATGCCCTGGATTATAACAATGATACCCCGCTCAGCTGGGCTGCCATGAAGGGAAATCTGGAGAGCATCAGCATCCTTCTCGATTATGGTGCAGAGGTCAGAGTCATCAACCTAAAAGGCCAGACACCCATCTCCCGCCTGGTGGCCCTGCTAGTCAGGGGACTTGGAACTGAGAAAGAGGACTCTTGCTTCGAGCTCCTCCATAGAGCGGTTGGACACTTTGAATTAAGGAAAAATGGCACCATGCCACGAGAAGTGGCCAGAGACCAGCAGCTATGTGAAAAACTGACTGTTCTGTGCTCAGCCCCAGGAACTCTAAAAACACTCTCTCGCTATGCTGTGCGCCGTAGCCTGGGACTCCAGTATCTGCCCGATGCGGTGAAAGGCCTTCCACTGCCAGCTTCTCTGAAGGAATACCTATTACTCGTAGAATAG